In Comamonas sp. lk, the following proteins share a genomic window:
- the rsmB gene encoding 16S rRNA (cytosine(967)-C(5))-methyltransferase RsmB: MNQKPEKKQPTADQHHAPALWQQLDAVAQALHGILGGQSSKTVLAQVPQRLRPGVQALLFQVLRNLGRAQALQKQLAPRAPAPKVSALLCTALALAWTDEQAPYPPFTLVNQAVEAAKRGAARAQSGFINACLRRFLRERDALVVATQASPVAVWNHPAWWIERLKKDHPQDWQTILTANNAQPPMTLRVNQQKCTQAQYLKALEAIDLRASWVADMGLQLEHAAPVNELPHFAEGWASVQDAAAQLAAPLLLKGLAPVAGRPLRVLDACAAPGGKTAHLLEYAQPGSLQVTALEIDAERAHRIDDTLGRLGLKAQVLVADASAPDQWFESQCDGELFDAILLDAPCSASGIVRRQPDARWLRRETDIAQLGEIQSRLLDTLWPLLQPGGRMVYCTCSVFKAEGEAQVQAFLARNTTALSLPAAGHLIPGKPEKADRLTDNALGDHDGFYYALLEKTR, translated from the coding sequence ATGAATCAAAAGCCCGAGAAAAAGCAGCCCACAGCAGATCAGCACCATGCGCCTGCGCTGTGGCAGCAACTGGATGCCGTGGCCCAGGCCCTGCATGGCATCTTGGGTGGGCAGTCGAGCAAAACGGTGCTGGCACAGGTGCCGCAGCGCTTGCGCCCCGGTGTCCAGGCTTTGTTGTTCCAAGTGCTGCGCAATCTGGGTCGTGCGCAAGCGCTGCAAAAGCAGCTGGCCCCGCGCGCTCCAGCCCCGAAGGTCAGTGCCTTGCTGTGTACCGCCCTGGCCCTGGCCTGGACGGATGAACAGGCACCGTATCCTCCGTTTACCCTGGTCAATCAGGCCGTTGAAGCGGCCAAGCGCGGTGCGGCACGTGCTCAGTCGGGTTTTATCAACGCCTGTTTGCGCCGTTTCTTGCGCGAGCGCGATGCGCTGGTGGTGGCCACGCAAGCGAGCCCGGTGGCCGTCTGGAACCATCCTGCCTGGTGGATAGAACGTCTGAAAAAAGACCACCCCCAGGATTGGCAAACCATTTTGACGGCCAACAATGCGCAGCCGCCCATGACCTTGCGTGTTAATCAGCAAAAATGCACTCAAGCCCAGTATCTGAAAGCGCTTGAAGCTATTGATTTGAGAGCTTCATGGGTGGCGGATATGGGTTTGCAGCTGGAGCATGCCGCGCCGGTGAACGAGCTGCCGCATTTCGCCGAAGGCTGGGCTTCCGTGCAGGATGCTGCCGCGCAACTGGCCGCTCCCTTGCTGCTCAAGGGCCTGGCACCGGTAGCAGGCCGCCCGCTGCGCGTGCTCGATGCCTGCGCTGCACCCGGCGGCAAGACCGCGCATTTGCTGGAATATGCACAACCTGGCTCGCTGCAGGTGACGGCGCTGGAGATCGATGCCGAGCGTGCGCATCGCATTGACGATACGTTGGGTCGCCTTGGCCTCAAGGCCCAGGTATTGGTGGCGGATGCCTCGGCACCGGATCAATGGTTTGAATCGCAGTGCGATGGCGAGCTGTTCGATGCCATTTTGCTGGATGCGCCTTGCTCGGCTTCGGGCATTGTGCGGCGCCAGCCCGATGCACGCTGGCTGCGCCGCGAAACCGATATTGCCCAGCTGGGGGAGATTCAATCCCGTCTTCTCGATACCTTGTGGCCCTTGCTGCAACCCGGCGGGCGCATGGTTTACTGCACCTGCTCGGTCTTCAAGGCCGAGGGTGAGGCCCAGGTGCAAGCGTTTCTTGCACGCAACACTACGGCGCTCAGCTTGCCTGCGGCAGGGCATTTAATTCCTGGCAAACCGGAAAAAGCGGATAGGCTGACTGACAATGCTTTAGGTGACCACGACGGCTTTTATTACGCACTGCTGGAAAAAACGCGCTGA
- a CDS encoding DUF4390 domain-containing protein, which translates to MLMKSWADTVPADISSMKVERSDEGLFLSANLQFDLPMQVDDALRQGIPIYFAAEAQVQRERWYWSDQQLGTATRYYRLTHQPLTRRWRLHISNNSFTSSSGGLVLGQTYEQLEDALAAIQRISRWKIMEPGQLNGTSGVSVQLRFRVDLSALPRPLQIGALGRSGWNLQLSRTQILEP; encoded by the coding sequence ATGCTGATGAAAAGCTGGGCGGACACGGTACCGGCCGATATCAGCTCCATGAAGGTCGAGCGCAGTGACGAAGGCCTGTTTCTGTCTGCCAATTTGCAGTTTGACTTGCCCATGCAGGTCGATGATGCCTTGCGTCAAGGCATCCCCATTTACTTTGCCGCCGAAGCCCAGGTGCAGCGCGAGCGCTGGTACTGGTCCGACCAGCAACTGGGCACGGCCACGCGCTATTACCGTCTTACTCACCAGCCGCTGACGCGCCGCTGGCGTCTGCATATCTCCAATAACTCTTTCACCAGTTCCTCCGGTGGGCTGGTTCTGGGCCAGACCTATGAGCAGCTGGAAGATGCGCTGGCCGCCATTCAGCGCATTTCGCGCTGGAAAATCATGGAGCCGGGGCAGCTCAATGGCACCTCCGGTGTCTCGGTGCAACTGCGCTTCAGAGTAGATTTATCGGCCTTGCCAAGGCCTTTGCAAATTGGTGCTCTGGGCCGTTCGGGCTGGAATTTGCAACTCTCGCGCACACAGATACTGGAGCCCTGA
- the rpoB gene encoding DNA-directed RNA polymerase subunit beta yields the protein MAYSYTERKRIRKSFGSRESVLEVPYLLQMQKDAYTAFLQADVAPKKRTIDGLQAAFNSAFPIVSHNGFVEMKFVEYNLAKPAFDVRECQTRGLTFASAVRAKVQLIIYDRESSTAQSKVVKEVKEQEVYMGEVPLMTEKGSFIVNGTERVIVSQLHRSPGVFFEHDKGKTHSSGKLLFSARIIPYRGSWLDFEFDPKDLLFFRVDRRRKMPVTILLKAIGLTPETILANFFVNDNFRLMDSGAQMEFVADRLKGEIARFDITDKAGKVVVAKDKRVTARHTREMEQSGTKYVSVPEDFLIGRVVAKNIVDPDTGEIIAKANEELTEALLKKLRSAGVQDLQCLYTNELDQGAYISQTLRTDETVDEFAARVAIYRMMRPGEPPTEDAVQALFQRLFYNPDTYDLSRVGRMKFNAKVGRDGATGPMVLSNEDILAVVKILVDLRNGKGEVDDIDHLGNRRVRCVGELAENQYRTGLARIEKAVKERLGQAEQEPLMPHDLINSKPISAALKEFFGASQLSQFMDQTNPLAEITHKRRVSALGPGGLTRERAGFEVRDVHVTHYGRVCPIETPEGPNIGLINSLALYARLNEYGFIETPYRRVVDGKVTNQIDYLSAIEEGKYVIAQANAELDAEGRLTGDLVSARENGESTLLSAERVQYMDVSPAQIVSVAASLIPFLEHDDANRALMGANMSRQAVPVLRPEKPMVGTGIERVAAVDSGTVVTATRGGIVDYVDATRIVIRVNDDEAVAGEVGVDIYNLIKYQRSNQNTNIHQRPIVKRGDKLAKGDVLADGASTDLGEIAIGQNMLIAFMPWNGYNFEDSILINERVVAEDRYTSIHIEELVVMARDTKLGPEEITRDIPNLSEQQLNRLDESGIIYVGAEVQPGDVLVGKVTPKGETTLTPEEKLLRAIFGEKASDVKDTSLRVDQGSQGTVIDVQVFTREGIQRDKRAQQIIDDELKRFRLDLNDQLRIVEADAFDRIEKLLTGRVANGGPQKLSKGAKIDKAYLDGVEKFHWFDIRPAEDDVAAQLESIKNSIEQQRHNFDLAFEEKRKKLTQGDELPAGVLKMVKVYLAVKRRLQPGDKMAGRHGNKGVVSKIVPVEDMPYMADGSTADIVLNPLGVPSRMNIGQVLEVHLGWAGKGLGQRIGNMLQEEARAAEVRAFLEEVYNSRGRKEDLAQLDDNEVLAMAQTLTTGVPFATPVFDGASEQEIKDMLKLAYPDDLKERKGLTETRTQAYLYDGRTGDRFERPTTIGYMHYLKLHHLVDDKMHARSTGPYSLVTQQPLGGKAQFGGQRFGEMEVWALEAYGAAYVLQEMLTVKSDDVVGRTKVYESIVKGEHSIEAGMPESFNVLVKEIRSLGLDIELERS from the coding sequence ATGGCCTATTCTTACACCGAACGCAAGCGAATTCGCAAAAGCTTCGGGAGCCGCGAAAGCGTGCTCGAAGTGCCTTATCTGCTGCAGATGCAAAAAGATGCCTATACCGCATTCTTGCAGGCAGATGTAGCCCCCAAAAAACGTACCATTGATGGCCTGCAAGCGGCTTTCAATTCCGCATTCCCCATCGTCTCCCACAACGGATTCGTTGAAATGAAGTTTGTCGAGTACAACCTCGCCAAACCTGCTTTTGACGTTCGTGAATGTCAGACCCGTGGTCTGACCTTCGCCTCGGCCGTGCGTGCCAAGGTGCAGTTGATCATCTATGACCGTGAGTCATCCACGGCTCAGTCCAAGGTGGTCAAGGAAGTGAAGGAACAAGAGGTCTACATGGGCGAAGTGCCCCTGATGACCGAAAAGGGTTCTTTCATCGTCAACGGTACCGAGCGCGTGATCGTGTCTCAGCTGCACCGTTCGCCTGGCGTGTTCTTTGAACACGACAAGGGCAAGACCCATAGCTCGGGTAAGCTGCTGTTCTCGGCACGCATCATCCCTTACCGCGGTTCCTGGCTGGACTTCGAGTTCGACCCCAAGGACCTGCTGTTCTTCCGTGTGGACCGTCGCCGCAAGATGCCTGTGACGATTCTGCTGAAGGCCATCGGTCTGACGCCTGAAACCATCCTGGCCAACTTCTTCGTCAACGACAATTTCCGTCTGATGGACAGTGGCGCCCAGATGGAGTTCGTGGCTGATCGTCTGAAGGGTGAAATTGCCCGTTTCGACATCACCGACAAGGCTGGCAAGGTCGTTGTGGCCAAGGACAAGCGCGTCACCGCCCGTCATACTCGTGAGATGGAGCAATCGGGTACCAAGTACGTCAGCGTGCCTGAAGACTTCCTGATCGGCCGCGTTGTCGCCAAGAACATTGTTGATCCCGACACCGGTGAAATCATTGCCAAGGCCAACGAAGAGTTGACCGAAGCTTTGCTCAAGAAGCTGCGCAGTGCCGGCGTGCAAGATCTGCAATGCCTGTACACCAATGAGCTGGATCAAGGCGCTTACATCTCGCAGACCCTGCGTACCGATGAAACCGTGGACGAATTTGCCGCCCGCGTTGCCATCTACCGCATGATGCGTCCCGGCGAGCCTCCTACCGAGGACGCTGTGCAAGCGCTGTTCCAGCGCCTGTTCTACAACCCCGATACGTACGATCTGTCGCGCGTGGGTCGTATGAAGTTCAATGCCAAGGTCGGTCGCGATGGCGCAACCGGCCCCATGGTGCTGTCCAACGAAGACATCCTGGCCGTGGTCAAGATTTTGGTGGATCTGCGCAATGGCAAGGGTGAAGTCGACGATATCGACCACCTGGGCAACCGTCGCGTGCGCTGCGTGGGTGAACTGGCCGAAAACCAGTACCGCACCGGTCTGGCACGTATCGAAAAGGCTGTGAAGGAACGTCTGGGTCAGGCTGAGCAAGAGCCTCTGATGCCTCACGATCTGATCAACTCCAAGCCCATCTCTGCGGCCCTGAAGGAGTTCTTCGGTGCATCGCAGCTGTCGCAGTTCATGGACCAGACCAACCCTCTGGCCGAAATCACCCACAAGCGCCGTGTTTCGGCTCTTGGCCCGGGCGGTTTGACTCGCGAACGTGCCGGCTTTGAAGTGCGTGACGTGCACGTGACCCACTACGGTCGCGTCTGCCCTATCGAAACGCCTGAAGGTCCAAACATTGGTCTGATCAACTCGCTGGCCCTGTACGCCCGCCTGAATGAGTACGGCTTCATCGAAACGCCTTACCGCCGCGTGGTGGATGGCAAGGTGACCAACCAGATCGATTACCTGTCTGCCATCGAAGAAGGCAAGTACGTGATCGCTCAGGCCAATGCCGAGCTGGATGCCGAAGGCCGTCTGACGGGTGACCTGGTGTCGGCCCGTGAAAACGGTGAATCGACCCTGCTGTCCGCTGAGCGCGTGCAGTACATGGACGTGTCGCCTGCGCAGATCGTGTCGGTGGCTGCTTCCCTGATTCCGTTCCTGGAACACGATGACGCGAACCGCGCATTGATGGGTGCCAACATGTCGCGTCAGGCCGTGCCTGTGCTGCGTCCTGAAAAGCCCATGGTCGGCACCGGCATCGAGCGCGTGGCCGCTGTGGACTCCGGCACCGTGGTGACGGCAACTCGCGGCGGTATCGTGGATTACGTGGATGCAACCCGCATCGTGATCCGCGTGAACGACGACGAAGCCGTGGCTGGTGAAGTGGGTGTGGACATCTACAACCTCATCAAGTATCAGCGTTCCAACCAGAACACCAACATCCACCAACGCCCCATCGTCAAGCGCGGTGACAAGTTGGCCAAGGGTGATGTGCTGGCGGACGGCGCTTCTACCGATCTGGGCGAAATCGCCATCGGTCAGAACATGCTGATCGCTTTCATGCCCTGGAACGGCTACAACTTCGAAGATTCGATCTTGATCAACGAGCGCGTGGTGGCTGAAGACCGCTACACCTCGATCCACATCGAAGAACTCGTGGTCATGGCTCGCGATACCAAGCTTGGCCCAGAGGAAATCACGCGCGACATTCCGAACCTGTCGGAGCAGCAACTGAACCGTCTGGACGAGTCCGGCATCATCTACGTGGGCGCTGAAGTGCAACCCGGCGATGTGCTGGTGGGCAAGGTCACCCCCAAGGGTGAAACGACTCTGACTCCTGAAGAAAAGCTGCTGCGCGCTATCTTCGGTGAGAAGGCTTCGGACGTGAAGGACACCTCGCTGCGTGTGGATCAGGGCTCGCAAGGCACCGTGATCGACGTGCAAGTGTTCACGCGTGAAGGCATCCAGCGCGACAAGCGTGCTCAACAGATTATTGATGATGAGCTCAAGCGCTTCCGTCTGGATCTGAACGACCAGCTGCGTATTGTGGAAGCCGATGCGTTCGACCGTATCGAGAAGCTGCTGACCGGCCGCGTGGCCAATGGCGGTCCACAAAAGCTGTCCAAGGGCGCCAAGATCGACAAGGCGTATCTGGACGGCGTGGAGAAGTTCCACTGGTTCGACATTCGTCCGGCGGAAGACGATGTGGCTGCCCAACTGGAGTCCATCAAAAACTCCATCGAGCAGCAGCGTCACAACTTCGACCTGGCTTTTGAAGAAAAGCGCAAGAAGCTCACGCAAGGCGACGAGTTGCCTGCTGGCGTGCTGAAGATGGTCAAGGTCTACCTGGCTGTCAAGCGTCGTCTGCAGCCTGGTGACAAGATGGCCGGCCGTCACGGTAACAAGGGTGTGGTCTCCAAGATCGTGCCTGTGGAAGACATGCCTTACATGGCTGATGGCTCCACTGCCGACATTGTGCTGAACCCGTTGGGCGTGCCTTCGCGTATGAATATCGGTCAGGTGCTGGAAGTGCACTTGGGCTGGGCCGGCAAGGGTCTGGGCCAGCGCATCGGCAACATGCTCCAGGAAGAAGCCCGTGCTGCTGAAGTGCGCGCCTTCCTGGAAGAGGTGTACAACAGCCGCGGCCGCAAGGAAGACCTGGCCCAGCTGGACGACAACGAAGTTCTGGCCATGGCCCAGACCTTGACCACGGGCGTGCCGTTTGCCACTCCCGTGTTCGACGGTGCTTCCGAGCAGGAAATCAAGGACATGCTGAAGCTGGCATATCCCGATGACCTGAAGGAACGTAAGGGCCTGACCGAGACCCGCACACAGGCTTACCTGTATGACGGCCGTACCGGTGACCGCTTCGAGCGTCCCACCACCATCGGCTACATGCACTACCTGAAGCTGCACCACTTGGTTGACGACAAGATGCACGCCCGTTCCACCGGTCCGTACTCGCTGGTGACGCAACAACCTCTGGGCGGTAAGGCTCAGTTCGGTGGTCAGCGTTTCGGTGAAATGGAAGTGTGGGCGCTGGAAGCTTACGGCGCCGCCTACGTGCTGCAGGAAATGTTGACTGTGAAGTCCGATGACGTGGTGGGCCGTACCAAGGTGTACGAATCCATCGTCAAGGGTGAGCATTCCATCGAGGCAGGCATGCCCGAGTCGTTCAACGTGCTGGTCAAGGAAATCCGTTCCCTGGGCCTGGACATTGAACTCGAACGTTCTTAA
- the rpoC gene encoding DNA-directed RNA polymerase subunit beta': protein MKSLLDLFKQFTPDEHFDAIKIGLASPEKIRSWSFGEVKKPETINYRTFKPERDGLFCAKIFGPIKDYECLCGKYKRLKHRGVICEKCGVEVTQTKVRRERMGHIDLAAPCAHIWFLKSLPSRLGLVLDMTLRDIERVLYFEAYVVTDPGMTPLKKFSIMTEDDYDAKCIEYGYDEFTAKMGAEGIKDLLEGIDIDVEIERLRGDLTGSEVKVKKNAKRLKLLEAFKKSGIRPGWMVMEVLPVLPPDLRPLVPLDGGRFATSDLNDLYRRVINRNSRLRRLLELKAPEIIARNEKRMLQEAVDSLLDNGRRGKAMTGANKRALKSLADMIKGKSGRFRQNLLGKRVDYSGRSVITVGPYLKLHQCGLPKLMALELFKPFIFAQLEQRGIATTIKAAKKEVEAGTPVVWDILEEVIKEHPIMLNRAPTLHRLGIQAFEPILIEGKALQLHPLVCAAFNADFDGDQMAVHVPLSVEAQMEARTLMLASNNVLFPASGEPSIVPSQDVVLGLYHATREMINGKGEGMVFADLAEVQRALDANETELHAKISVRLTEWNKNKETGEFEPVTSLVETTVGRALLSEILPKGLAFTNMNKALKKKEISKLINASFRRCGLKATVVFADKLLQNGFRLSTHAGFSVSIDDMLVPPQKAEILARAEGEVKEIEQQYVSGLVTSGERYNKVVDIWGKAGDDVSKVMMDQLKVEKTTDRHGNVVEQESFNAIYMMADSGARGSAAQIRQLAGMRGLMAKPDGSIIETPITANFREGLNVLQYFISTHGARKGLADTALKTANSGYLTRRLVDVTQDLVVNEQDCGTFNGYLMRAIVEGGEVIESLRDRVLGRSVAEDVLHPETRAVLMAAGTLLDEDNIEELEAQGVDEIKVRTALTCETRFGLCATCYGRDLGRGGMINLGEAVGVIAAQSIGEPGTQLTMRTFHIGGAASRAAIASSVEAKSNGSIGFNSTMRYVSNTKGELVVISRSGEIVIAENGRERERHKVPYGAVLTVKPDEAIKAGKILANWDPLTRPIITEYAGRVNFENVEEGLTVAKQVDEVTGLSTLVVIDPKRRGSAKVVRPQVKLIDANNQEVKIPGTDHSVTIGFQVGALIQVRDGQEVGPGEVLARIPVEGQKTRDITGGLPRVAELFEARTPKDKGTLAEMTGTVSFGKETKGKIRLQITDLEGKVSEELVPKERNILVHEGQVVNKGESIVDGPADPQDILRLLGIEELARYIVDEVQDVYRLQGVKINDKHIEVIVRQMLRRVVIENPGETTYIQGEQVERSEVLNTNEDMQKQGKIPATYSNVLLGITKASLSTDSFISAASFQETTRVLTEAAIMGKRDELRGLKENVIVGRLIPAGTGLAYHQARKAKDEMDDAERRAIADAEAAELAGVTADEASSDASAE from the coding sequence ATGAAATCGCTACTCGACCTGTTCAAGCAATTTACGCCTGATGAGCATTTCGATGCCATCAAGATCGGCCTGGCCTCGCCCGAAAAGATCCGTTCGTGGTCTTTCGGTGAAGTGAAGAAGCCTGAGACGATCAACTACCGTACCTTCAAGCCCGAGCGTGATGGTCTGTTCTGCGCCAAGATCTTTGGCCCGATCAAGGACTATGAATGCCTGTGCGGCAAGTACAAGCGTTTGAAGCACCGCGGCGTGATCTGCGAGAAGTGCGGCGTTGAAGTCACACAGACCAAGGTGCGTCGTGAACGCATGGGTCACATCGACCTAGCTGCGCCTTGCGCCCACATCTGGTTCCTGAAGTCCCTGCCATCGCGTCTGGGCCTGGTGCTGGACATGACGCTGCGTGACATCGAGCGCGTGCTGTACTTTGAAGCCTATGTGGTGACCGATCCCGGCATGACTCCGCTGAAGAAGTTCAGCATCATGACCGAAGACGATTACGACGCTAAGTGCATCGAATACGGCTACGACGAATTCACCGCCAAGATGGGTGCTGAAGGTATCAAGGACCTGCTGGAAGGCATTGATATCGACGTCGAGATCGAGCGTCTGCGCGGCGATCTGACCGGCTCCGAAGTCAAGGTCAAGAAGAACGCCAAGCGTCTGAAGCTGCTGGAAGCATTCAAGAAGTCCGGCATTCGTCCCGGTTGGATGGTGATGGAAGTGCTGCCTGTGCTGCCTCCGGATCTGCGTCCTCTGGTGCCTCTGGACGGCGGCCGCTTTGCGACCTCCGACCTGAACGACCTGTACCGCCGCGTTATCAACCGTAACTCGCGTCTGCGTCGTCTGCTGGAGCTGAAGGCTCCCGAAATCATTGCGCGCAACGAAAAGCGCATGCTGCAAGAAGCCGTGGACAGCTTGCTGGACAACGGTCGTCGCGGCAAGGCCATGACAGGCGCCAACAAGCGTGCCCTGAAGTCCCTGGCCGACATGATCAAGGGTAAGAGCGGTCGTTTCCGTCAGAACTTGCTGGGCAAGCGCGTGGACTACTCCGGTCGTTCCGTGATTACCGTGGGTCCTTACCTCAAGCTGCACCAGTGCGGTCTGCCCAAGCTGATGGCGCTGGAATTGTTCAAGCCCTTCATCTTTGCGCAGCTCGAGCAGCGCGGCATTGCCACGACCATCAAGGCTGCCAAGAAGGAAGTGGAAGCCGGCACACCCGTGGTGTGGGACATTCTTGAAGAAGTCATCAAGGAACACCCCATCATGCTCAACCGTGCGCCTACGCTGCACCGTTTGGGTATCCAGGCTTTCGAGCCCATCTTGATCGAAGGCAAGGCACTGCAACTGCACCCGCTGGTTTGCGCTGCGTTCAACGCCGACTTCGACGGTGACCAGATGGCTGTTCACGTGCCCCTGTCTGTGGAAGCGCAGATGGAAGCCCGTACGCTGATGCTGGCCTCCAACAACGTGCTGTTCCCTGCTTCGGGCGAGCCTTCCATCGTTCCTTCTCAGGACGTGGTGCTGGGTCTGTATCACGCCACGCGTGAGATGATCAACGGCAAGGGCGAAGGCATGGTGTTTGCCGACCTGGCTGAAGTGCAGCGCGCACTCGATGCCAACGAAACCGAACTGCATGCCAAGATCAGCGTGCGCCTGACCGAGTGGAACAAGAACAAGGAAACTGGCGAATTCGAGCCTGTGACTTCGTTGGTTGAAACCACCGTGGGTCGTGCTCTGCTGTCCGAGATTCTTCCCAAGGGCCTGGCGTTCACCAACATGAACAAGGCACTGAAGAAGAAGGAAATCTCCAAGCTGATCAACGCGTCCTTCCGTCGCTGCGGCCTGAAGGCTACCGTGGTGTTCGCCGACAAGTTGCTGCAAAACGGCTTCCGTCTGTCGACTCACGCTGGTTTCTCCGTGTCGATCGACGACATGCTGGTGCCTCCGCAAAAGGCCGAGATCCTGGCCCGCGCCGAAGGCGAAGTGAAGGAAATCGAACAGCAGTACGTCTCGGGTCTGGTGACCTCCGGTGAGCGCTACAACAAGGTGGTGGACATCTGGGGCAAGGCCGGCGACGACGTGTCCAAGGTGATGATGGACCAGCTGAAGGTTGAAAAGACCACCGACCGCCACGGCAACGTGGTGGAGCAAGAGTCTTTCAACGCCATTTACATGATGGCCGACTCCGGCGCTCGTGGCTCTGCAGCCCAGATTCGTCAGCTGGCCGGTATGCGTGGTCTGATGGCCAAGCCTGACGGTTCCATTATTGAGACGCCTATTACCGCGAACTTCCGCGAAGGCCTCAATGTGTTGCAGTACTTCATCTCGACCCACGGTGCCCGTAAGGGTCTGGCCGACACGGCGTTGAAGACAGCTAACTCCGGTTACCTGACTCGTCGTCTGGTGGACGTGACGCAAGACTTGGTCGTGAACGAACAAGACTGCGGTACGTTCAATGGCTACCTGATGCGCGCCATCGTCGAAGGCGGTGAAGTGATCGAATCCCTGCGCGACCGCGTGCTGGGCCGTTCCGTCGCTGAAGACGTTCTGCACCCCGAAACACGCGCAGTGTTGATGGCCGCAGGCACGCTGCTGGACGAAGACAACATCGAAGAGCTGGAAGCTCAAGGCGTGGACGAGATCAAGGTCCGTACGGCCCTGACCTGCGAAACCCGCTTTGGTCTGTGCGCAACCTGCTATGGCCGCGACTTGGGTCGTGGCGGCATGATCAACCTCGGCGAAGCCGTGGGCGTGATTGCAGCCCAGTCCATCGGTGAACCCGGTACTCAGCTGACCATGCGTACGTTCCACATCGGTGGTGCGGCTTCGCGTGCAGCCATCGCGTCTAGCGTGGAAGCCAAGTCCAACGGTTCCATCGGCTTCAATAGCACGATGCGCTATGTGAGCAACACCAAGGGTGAGCTGGTCGTGATTTCGCGCTCCGGCGAAATCGTGATTGCTGAAAACGGTCGCGAGCGTGAGCGTCACAAAGTGCCTTACGGTGCTGTGCTGACGGTCAAGCCCGATGAAGCCATCAAGGCTGGCAAGATCCTGGCTAACTGGGATCCGCTGACTCGCCCCATCATTACGGAATACGCCGGTCGGGTGAATTTCGAGAATGTGGAAGAAGGCTTGACAGTTGCCAAGCAGGTCGACGAAGTGACCGGTCTGTCCACTCTGGTGGTGATCGATCCTAAGCGCCGCGGCTCTGCCAAGGTGGTTCGTCCTCAGGTCAAGCTGATTGATGCCAACAACCAGGAAGTCAAGATCCCCGGTACCGATCACTCGGTGACGATTGGCTTCCAGGTTGGCGCGCTGATTCAGGTGCGTGACGGCCAGGAAGTGGGCCCCGGCGAAGTGCTGGCCCGTATCCCCGTTGAAGGTCAGAAGACCCGAGACATTACCGGTGGTCTGCCACGTGTGGCCGAGCTGTTCGAAGCCCGTACGCCTAAGGACAAGGGTACTCTGGCCGAGATGACCGGTACCGTGTCCTTCGGTAAGGAAACCAAGGGCAAGATCCGCCTGCAGATCACTGATCTGGAAGGTAAGGTCTCTGAAGAGCTGGTACCTAAGGAGCGCAACATTCTGGTCCACGAAGGCCAGGTGGTGAACAAGGGCGAATCGATTGTGGACGGCCCAGCCGATCCTCAAGACATCCTGCGTTTGCTGGGTATCGAAGAACTGGCGCGTTACATCGTTGACGAAGTGCAGGACGTGTACCGCTTGCAAGGCGTGAAGATCAACGACAAGCACATCGAGGTGATCGTTCGCCAGATGCTGCGCCGCGTTGTGATCGAGAACCCAGGCGAGACCACCTACATCCAGGGTGAGCAGGTCGAACGCTCGGAAGTGCTCAACACCAACGAGGACATGCAAAAGCAAGGCAAGATTCCAGCAACGTACTCCAACGTGCTGCTGGGTATTACCAAGGCTTCGCTGTCGACCGACTCCTTCATCTCGGCTGCTTCCTTCCAGGAAACAACCCGCGTGCTGACCGAGGCTGCCATCATGGGCAAGCGCGACGAGCTGCGTGGCCTGAAGGAAAACGTGATCGTGGGTCGTCTGATCCCTGCCGGTACCGGTCTGGCCTACCACCAGGCACGCAAGGCCAAGGACGAAATGGACGACGCCGAGCGCCGTGCCATCGCCGATGCCGAAGCGGCTGAACTGGCTGGCGTGACCGCCGACGAAGCTTCCAGCGACGCTTCTGCCGAGTAA